The DNA segment AGTTCCGGCCTTGAATTCAAAGCCGGCAAACCTTGACTCGCCACCGAGCTTCAGGAGGCCATTCTTCCCGATGGTGTTTTCAATTACTTTCTCATCGTCGGGTTCAAAATAGACCAGGATTGCTGTCCTTTCCAGGGCTTCTTTTTCCACGTTCTCCCAAAGCCTCAGGGCAGATATCCTGTAGAGGAGTCCTTCCTCGGTTGTTTTTTTCTCGTTGAGTCCGATGCCGATTCTGGTTTCCCGCTCATAAACGTCCTTAACTTCTCTTATGTTGGCCTCGATAGGAAAGCCGTCGTTAAGGTCTCCCGACAGGTATCTCTCGAGGACTTCGGCGGTTATGAAGCCCCTCTTTGGCCCGAAGTGGAGGACCTTTTTTCCTTTAACCTCTGCGACCACCCCCATTCTCCCGTCCGGAAGGTGGTGAACTCTCAGGGGGGCAATCCCACCCTCGACTTCAACGAGGTCCATTGGTAAGGCAAAGAGTGGCCTAGCTTCGCCTTCGCCGTTGGTCCTCTCAAAGCCAAAGAACGTCCCGAGGATGGAAAAGTTCGGCTTCCAGTTTTCAGGAGTGGGTATTTTCTTAACTCCTCTGTCAGTTTTCCTGAGGTTCAGAAGGTCAAGCCTGCCCTTCTCAAAAACCGCCCCCATTATCGCCCCGGCTATGGTGTGGGGTAACGGTTCGATGCTCTCGGCAACGTGGTTCTCTCCGGCCGAGAAGTCCCTGCTCTCCCTGAAGAAGAGAATGTCATAGGGGGAAATTTTCATCATGCTCCCACCCCCATTTCAAGGAGAACCTTGAGGAGGTAAGCCGCGCCCCTCAGCTGTTTCCTGAGGACGAGGCCGGCGATTTCTCTGGCCAGGTCTTTGCCCACTCCGGCCGATGAAAGCTCCTTCTCCAGTTCCCGCTCCAGACGTCCGAACCAGAAACCTCCCCTTGCAAGACTTCCCTCCAAATCCTGGAGTTCCCTTTTTAGGTCCTCAAAGCTCTCGTCGGGCTCCTCCCTCTCGGGGTCGTCAGCTATTATCCGCTCTATCGAGCCGTTG comes from the Thermococcus sp. genome and includes:
- the cmr3 gene encoding type III-B CRISPR module-associated protein Cmr3, with the translated sequence MMKISPYDILFFRESRDFSAGENHVAESIEPLPHTIAGAIMGAVFEKGRLDLLNLRKTDRGVKKIPTPENWKPNFSILGTFFGFERTNGEGEARPLFALPMDLVEVEGGIAPLRVHHLPDGRMGVVAEVKGKKVLHFGPKRGFITAEVLERYLSGDLNDGFPIEANIREVKDVYERETRIGIGLNEKKTTEEGLLYRISALRLWENVEKEALERTAILVYFEPDDEKVIENTIGKNGLLKLGGESRFAGFEFKAGT